The following proteins are co-located in the Scophthalmus maximus strain ysfricsl-2021 unplaced genomic scaffold, ASM2237912v1 un_2, whole genome shotgun sequence genome:
- the LOC118301448 gene encoding cornifelin homolog B, translating to MSKLVIHQPQPMMDVQDSDEWGSGICDCCQDVPECCFAFWCCPCFACKISRDYGQCLCLPLLDTFGCIPPVTMSMRVSMRQRYGIKGTMCRDCVHATCCNPCSWCQMSREMKRRQIHVLLVGAKTT from the exons ATGTCCAAGCTGGTGATTCATCAGCCTCAGCCTATGATGGACGTCCAAGACTCCGACGAGTGGGGATCTGGGATCTGTGACTGCTGCCAAGACGTCCCCGAGT GTTGTTTTGCCTTCTGGTGTTGTCCCTGCTTCGCCTGTAAGATCAGCAGAGACTACGgacagtgtctctgtctccccctgctggacaCGTTCGGCTGCATCCCGCCCGTCACCATGTCCATGAGAGTTTCCATGAGGCAACGTTATGGAATCAAG ggAACCATGTGTCGGGACTGTGTCCACGCGACCTGCTGTAACCCCTGCTCCTGGTGTCAGATGtccagagagatgaagaggagacagaTCCACGTCCTTCTGGTCGGAGCCAAGACCACATGA